One segment of Natronosalvus halobius DNA contains the following:
- a CDS encoding acyl-CoA carboxylase subunit beta produces MEERIEELESMREEALLGGGEERIERQHEKGKMTARERIEYFLDDDTFTEFDQLRTHEERNFGMEERKVLGDGVVTGYGEVDGRNVFVFAHDFTVFGGSLGEVFAEKVTKVMDMAMEVGAPIVGLNDSAGARIQEGVKSLAGFTEIFRRNQQASGVIPQISSIMGPCAGGAVYSPSITDFIFMVEDSSHMYITGPGVTKTVTGEDVTHEELGGALTHANKTGVAQFACESEEQALDDIRRLLSYLPQNNVEDPPRVEPWDDPDRRDEALESIVPDSPQKPYDMTDVIETVMDEGSFFEVAENYAKNIVVGFSRLDGRSVGVVANQPRVNAGTLTVDASMKASRFVRFCDSFNIPIVTFVDVPGYMPGTDQEHRGIIRHGAKLLYAFSEASVPLLTVITRKAYGGAYCVMASKNLGADINYAWPTAEIAVMGPKGAVNILYRKELAEADDPDALREELIEEYREEFANPYTATDKGFLDDVIRPTETRPRLIRDLEMLETKREDTPDKKHGNIPL; encoded by the coding sequence ATGGAAGAGCGTATCGAGGAACTCGAGTCCATGCGCGAGGAAGCGCTGCTCGGGGGCGGTGAAGAGCGAATCGAACGCCAGCACGAGAAGGGAAAGATGACCGCGCGAGAGCGCATCGAGTACTTCCTCGACGACGACACCTTCACCGAGTTCGACCAGCTCCGAACCCACGAGGAGCGCAACTTCGGGATGGAAGAGCGCAAGGTCCTCGGCGACGGCGTCGTCACCGGCTACGGCGAGGTCGACGGACGGAACGTCTTCGTCTTCGCCCACGACTTTACCGTCTTCGGTGGTTCTCTGGGCGAAGTCTTCGCCGAGAAGGTGACGAAGGTGATGGACATGGCGATGGAGGTCGGTGCCCCCATCGTCGGCCTGAACGACTCTGCGGGCGCCCGCATCCAGGAGGGCGTCAAGAGTCTCGCCGGATTCACCGAAATCTTCCGCCGGAACCAGCAAGCCAGCGGCGTCATCCCCCAGATTTCCTCGATCATGGGGCCGTGTGCCGGGGGCGCGGTCTACTCTCCCTCGATCACGGACTTCATCTTCATGGTCGAGGACTCGAGCCACATGTACATCACCGGGCCCGGCGTCACGAAGACCGTCACCGGCGAGGACGTCACCCACGAGGAACTCGGCGGGGCGCTCACGCACGCGAACAAGACGGGCGTCGCCCAGTTCGCCTGTGAATCCGAAGAGCAGGCCCTGGATGACATCCGGCGACTGCTCTCGTACCTCCCGCAGAACAACGTCGAGGACCCCCCGCGGGTGGAGCCGTGGGACGACCCCGACCGTCGGGACGAGGCCCTCGAGTCCATCGTCCCCGACAGTCCCCAGAAGCCCTACGACATGACCGACGTCATCGAGACGGTGATGGACGAGGGCTCGTTCTTCGAGGTGGCCGAGAACTACGCGAAAAATATCGTCGTCGGCTTCTCACGACTCGACGGTCGGTCGGTCGGCGTCGTCGCGAACCAGCCGCGGGTCAACGCCGGCACGCTCACCGTCGACGCCTCGATGAAGGCGTCCCGGTTCGTCCGCTTCTGCGATTCGTTCAACATCCCCATCGTGACCTTCGTCGACGTGCCCGGCTACATGCCCGGGACCGACCAGGAACACCGCGGGATCATCCGCCACGGAGCAAAACTGCTCTATGCGTTCTCGGAGGCATCCGTTCCTCTCCTGACGGTCATCACCCGCAAAGCCTACGGCGGCGCCTACTGCGTGATGGCCTCGAAGAACCTCGGCGCGGACATCAACTACGCCTGGCCGACGGCCGAAATTGCTGTCATGGGGCCGAAGGGCGCGGTCAACATCCTTTACCGCAAGGAACTCGCCGAGGCCGACGACCCGGACGCCCTGCGCGAGGAACTCATCGAAGAGTACCGCGAGGAGTTCGCCAATCCCTACACCGCCACCGACAAGGGCTTCCTGGACGACGTGATCCGTCCGACCGAAACCCGCCCACGGCTGATCCGGGACCTCGAGATGCTCGAGACTAAACGCGAAGACACGCCCGACAAGAAACACGGGAACATCCCCCTGTGA
- a CDS encoding ABC transporter ATP-binding protein yields MSDTTSTDADDAARAAGTEATAGDQSEPATDVPLRIENLRKTFGGIVAVDDATFEVEAGSLTGLIGPNGAGKSTTFNCIAGAHTPDSGTVSFQGEDITGLRPDQVANKGLVRTFQIARELEEMTVLENLMLAPQGQLGESLWRSVTPGVRGEVVEQEIEIRDRVWEMLDFFEIDHIAHTQAGTLSGGQRKLLEMARALMTDPDMLLLDEPLAGVNPTLEEKLLDRVHELREQGYTFLLVEHDMDVIMENCEHVIVMHQGSVLAEGEPAAVQSNERVIQAYLGEMDV; encoded by the coding sequence ATGAGTGATACAACCAGTACCGACGCGGACGACGCGGCTCGAGCCGCGGGGACGGAGGCGACGGCCGGGGACCAGTCCGAACCGGCAACCGACGTCCCGCTCCGGATCGAGAACCTTCGAAAGACCTTCGGCGGCATCGTCGCCGTCGACGACGCGACCTTCGAGGTCGAAGCCGGATCGCTCACCGGGCTCATCGGGCCGAACGGGGCCGGCAAATCGACGACGTTCAATTGCATCGCTGGCGCGCACACGCCCGACTCGGGGACGGTCAGCTTCCAGGGCGAGGACATCACGGGCCTCCGCCCCGACCAGGTCGCCAACAAGGGCCTCGTCAGAACGTTCCAGATCGCTCGCGAACTCGAGGAGATGACCGTCCTGGAGAACCTCATGCTCGCCCCACAGGGGCAACTCGGCGAATCGCTGTGGCGGTCGGTGACGCCGGGCGTCCGCGGAGAGGTCGTCGAACAGGAAATCGAGATCCGTGACCGGGTCTGGGAGATGCTCGACTTCTTCGAAATCGATCACATCGCTCACACGCAGGCGGGAACGCTCTCGGGCGGCCAGCGAAAACTCCTCGAGATGGCCCGGGCGTTGATGACCGATCCGGATATGCTATTGCTCGACGAACCGCTCGCGGGCGTCAACCCGACGCTTGAGGAGAAACTGCTCGATCGGGTTCACGAACTCCGAGAGCAGGGGTACACGTTCCTGCTCGTCGAGCACGACATGGACGTCATCATGGAGAACTGCGAACACGTGATCGTGATGCACCAGGGATCGGTGCTGGCCGAAGGCGAACCGGCAGCGGTCCAGAGCAACGAACGGGTTATCCAGGCGTACCTGGGGGAGATGGACGTATGA
- a CDS encoding ABC transporter substrate-binding protein, producing MVQKLPRRKVLTGIGAAGALGIAGCLDGQGDGNGGNGNGNGNGNGNGGAEVDYDGTVRYGVLMPETGDLGSLGGTMRDGALLVERQLSGSLDFDVQTGDTETDPSAGQSSAQNLVDSGMPAVVGPAASNVNLQVTRQVFIPNQVVGMSPSSTAPAVTDLEDDGFIFRTCPSDALQGPVMAQVVSEDLEGTSTATLYLNDDYGQALENSYVNAFEEEGGEVTNRVSFEAEQSTYSSQLGDALADEPDVLMVVGFPQSGITLFRDYYSDYADDWDGSIIVPDGLIDSELPGEVGNEMEDVWGTAPSAAGPGADFFADQYEEEFGSAPEVFNAQAYDAAAVITLATIAAGGDEADGTAVRDAIPEVANPEGTEYGPSELADAAAAVADGEEINYVGASSPVDFDDNGDMVSVAYDVMRYQGGGIEVQDTIDFEAE from the coding sequence ATGGTACAGAAGCTACCACGACGAAAGGTGCTAACCGGTATCGGTGCAGCAGGTGCACTCGGCATTGCTGGCTGTCTCGACGGACAGGGAGACGGCAATGGTGGGAACGGCAACGGCAATGGAAATGGCAACGGCAACGGTGGCGCTGAAGTCGACTACGATGGAACCGTTCGATACGGGGTCTTGATGCCCGAGACGGGCGACCTCGGCAGTCTCGGTGGGACGATGCGTGACGGGGCGTTGCTGGTCGAACGCCAGCTCAGTGGCTCCCTCGACTTCGACGTCCAGACGGGCGACACGGAAACGGATCCCTCCGCCGGCCAGTCGTCGGCACAGAACCTCGTCGACAGCGGGATGCCCGCGGTCGTTGGCCCGGCCGCCTCGAACGTCAACCTGCAGGTGACTCGTCAGGTCTTCATCCCGAACCAGGTCGTCGGCATGTCGCCCTCGTCGACCGCACCGGCGGTCACGGACCTCGAGGACGACGGCTTCATCTTCCGGACGTGTCCGAGTGACGCACTCCAGGGCCCCGTCATGGCCCAGGTCGTCTCGGAGGACCTGGAGGGAACTTCGACTGCGACCCTGTATCTGAACGACGACTACGGGCAGGCACTCGAAAATTCGTACGTCAATGCGTTCGAGGAGGAGGGCGGCGAGGTGACGAACCGCGTCTCGTTCGAGGCCGAACAGTCCACGTACAGTTCACAGCTCGGTGACGCCCTCGCCGACGAGCCGGACGTGCTGATGGTCGTCGGCTTCCCACAGTCCGGCATTACGCTCTTCCGCGATTACTACAGCGACTACGCGGATGACTGGGACGGCTCCATCATCGTCCCCGACGGCCTCATCGATTCGGAACTACCGGGCGAAGTCGGGAACGAAATGGAAGACGTCTGGGGTACCGCACCGAGTGCCGCCGGTCCTGGAGCGGACTTCTTCGCCGACCAGTACGAAGAGGAGTTCGGCTCCGCTCCGGAAGTCTTCAACGCCCAGGCCTACGACGCGGCCGCGGTCATCACCCTCGCGACGATCGCCGCGGGCGGTGACGAGGCCGACGGCACGGCGGTCCGTGACGCCATTCCCGAGGTTGCGAACCCCGAAGGAACCGAGTACGGGCCGAGCGAACTCGCCGACGCCGCCGCCGCAGTTGCCGACGGTGAGGAGATCAACTACGTTGGCGCCTCCTCCCCCGTCGACTTCGACGACAATGGAGACATGGTGAGCGTCGCCTACGACGTCATGCGGTACCAGGGTGGCGGTATCGAGGTTCAGGACACGATCGACTTCGAAGCGGAATAG
- a CDS encoding ABC transporter ATP-binding protein, protein MSADQPESQTQTAETETNRSTEPSADGDSGSNGVSALRDPLATVPEKTILSVRDLDAGYGDLQILTDVDLDVGEGEYVTIVGPNGAGKSTLMKSVFGLTAYMGGSITFQDEEIHPLAPEEIIHKGISYVPQNGNIFGTLTVEENLEMGAYILDSVPEDRLEAVYERFPVLRERREQKAGTMSGGQRQMVAMGRALMLDPDLLLLDEPSAGLAPDLVQDMFDRIDRINDDGTAILMVEQNAKTALRHCDRGYVLAQGENSYTDTGDRLLADDEVRQQFLGG, encoded by the coding sequence ATGAGCGCCGATCAGCCAGAGTCACAGACACAGACGGCCGAAACCGAGACGAACCGATCGACCGAACCGAGCGCGGACGGTGATAGCGGTAGCAACGGGGTCTCCGCACTCCGGGACCCGCTGGCGACAGTCCCCGAGAAGACGATCCTCTCCGTTCGGGACCTCGACGCTGGCTACGGCGACCTCCAGATCCTGACCGACGTCGACCTTGACGTCGGCGAGGGGGAGTACGTCACCATCGTCGGCCCGAACGGTGCCGGTAAGTCGACGCTCATGAAGTCGGTATTCGGCCTGACGGCGTACATGGGCGGGTCGATCACCTTCCAGGACGAGGAGATTCACCCCCTCGCCCCCGAAGAGATTATCCACAAGGGCATCAGCTACGTCCCCCAGAACGGGAACATCTTCGGCACGCTCACCGTCGAGGAGAACCTCGAGATGGGCGCGTACATCCTCGACTCGGTGCCCGAGGATCGACTCGAGGCCGTCTACGAACGGTTCCCGGTGCTTCGGGAGCGTCGCGAGCAGAAAGCCGGGACGATGTCCGGCGGACAGCGCCAGATGGTCGCAATGGGGCGAGCCCTGATGCTCGATCCAGATCTGCTGTTGCTCGACGAGCCGTCGGCCGGGCTTGCTCCGGACCTCGTCCAGGACATGTTCGACCGGATCGATCGGATCAACGACGACGGGACGGCAATCCTGATGGTCGAACAGAACGCCAAGACTGCTCTCAGACACTGTGACCGGGGCTACGTGCTCGCACAGGGCGAAAACAGTTACACCGACACCGGGGATCGATTGCTGGCCGACGACGAGGTGCGTCAGCAGTTCCTCGGCGGGTAA
- a CDS encoding branched-chain amino acid ABC transporter permease: protein MSVEQESGGSSGADEPTDVRGVLAREVAATDFRLVLLTLLGVYALFAIFTLISGDGMGALKSRYTRLSFLFAAYAVLALALNLQWGYTGLFNIGVAGFMAVGVYTMSVVSTPPDAISGQGLGLPLPIGIIAGMIVAALVGLIAAVPALRLRADYLAIVTLGLSEIIRLTANSKNLSDWTVATFGFGTGGGSGTDLPARPTDGLVETYYAANNTLAQRAAWVLVMAVFVVAIYWLLARVGNSPFGRVLKAIREDELVAQSLGKDTRWFKIKVFMLGCALMGLGGILWQGSQSYVSPDSFRPIVTFYVFIAVIIGGSGSNTGSVIGSILFVGLLFEGPRTLGNIVSSAVDLGVPPGTFAGAVEPLAVFNFAPLLAFLVDNISSFRFILLGVVLIVIMQQRPEGMLGHRTESAAAVGLDRDTRAGTTGGDHDE from the coding sequence ATGAGCGTCGAACAAGAAAGCGGCGGATCGTCCGGCGCCGACGAGCCGACCGACGTTCGGGGCGTGTTGGCCCGGGAGGTGGCAGCGACTGACTTCCGGCTCGTCCTGCTCACGCTCCTCGGCGTATATGCGCTGTTTGCCATCTTTACGCTCATCTCGGGTGACGGTATGGGAGCGCTCAAATCCCGGTACACACGGTTGTCGTTCCTGTTCGCCGCCTACGCCGTGCTGGCACTGGCCCTCAACCTCCAGTGGGGGTACACTGGCCTGTTCAACATCGGCGTCGCCGGGTTCATGGCCGTTGGCGTCTACACCATGTCAGTGGTGTCGACGCCGCCTGACGCGATTTCTGGCCAGGGACTGGGCCTCCCGCTTCCGATCGGCATCATTGCGGGCATGATCGTCGCCGCGCTCGTCGGCCTCATCGCCGCGGTTCCGGCGCTTCGGCTACGCGCTGACTACCTCGCAATCGTAACCCTCGGCCTATCCGAGATTATCCGGCTCACGGCCAACTCAAAGAATCTCTCGGACTGGACGGTGGCGACCTTCGGGTTCGGAACCGGCGGCGGCAGCGGGACGGACCTTCCCGCCCGCCCCACCGATGGCCTGGTCGAGACCTACTACGCGGCCAACAACACGCTGGCTCAACGCGCCGCCTGGGTTCTCGTGATGGCCGTGTTCGTCGTCGCCATCTACTGGCTCCTGGCCCGGGTGGGGAACTCCCCGTTCGGACGGGTCCTCAAGGCGATTCGCGAGGACGAACTCGTCGCACAGTCACTCGGCAAGGACACCCGCTGGTTCAAGATCAAGGTGTTCATGCTCGGGTGTGCCCTGATGGGACTCGGCGGTATCCTCTGGCAGGGCTCCCAGAGCTACGTCAGTCCGGACTCCTTCCGACCCATCGTCACCTTCTACGTGTTCATTGCCGTCATCATCGGCGGGTCGGGATCGAACACTGGTAGCGTCATCGGATCGATCCTCTTCGTCGGACTCCTGTTCGAGGGGCCACGAACCCTCGGCAACATCGTCTCGAGCGCAGTCGACCTCGGAGTGCCACCGGGGACGTTCGCCGGCGCGGTCGAACCGCTTGCCGTCTTCAACTTCGCTCCGCTCCTGGCGTTCCTGGTCGACAACATTTCGTCGTTCCGATTTATCCTGCTCGGCGTCGTACTCATCGTCATCATGCAACAGCGTCCAGAAGGGATGCTCGGCCACCGAACCGAATCGGCGGCTGCAGTTGGACTCGACCGCGACACCCGTGCCGGGACCACGGGGGGTGACCACGATGAGTGA